Proteins encoded within one genomic window of Acidobacteriota bacterium:
- a CDS encoding di-trans,poly-cis-decaprenylcistransferase, with amino-acid sequence MQNTSVQSQPTRGLHVALIMDENGRWAQRRGLPRTAGHKAGADAVRRVIEAAPQLGINTLTLYAFSSDNWQRPAPEVSALMKLLRLYLLKETANCVRNGVRISVIGRRDRLGPDLVALIEAAEKATGQGRTLHVRVALDYSARETLLRAVNQLFQTGKPPASRAALVLALGQAMHADEPARDVDLLVRTSGEQRLSDFLLWECAYAELYFTPCLWPDFDRSQLAEAVTVFHQRQRRFGGLAVAAAG; translated from the coding sequence ATGCAAAACACGAGTGTCCAATCGCAGCCAACACGCGGGTTGCACGTCGCTTTGATTATGGATGAAAACGGGCGCTGGGCGCAGCGGCGGGGCTTGCCGCGCACGGCGGGACATAAGGCCGGCGCCGATGCCGTGCGGCGTGTGATCGAGGCCGCGCCGCAGTTGGGGATCAACACGCTGACGCTCTATGCCTTTTCCTCCGACAACTGGCAACGCCCGGCTCCTGAAGTCAGCGCCTTGATGAAATTACTGCGCTTGTATTTGCTCAAAGAGACAGCGAATTGTGTGCGGAATGGCGTGCGTATCAGCGTGATTGGACGCCGGGACCGTTTGGGGCCTGACCTGGTGGCGTTGATCGAGGCTGCCGAAAAGGCGACGGGCCAGGGCCGCACCTTGCACGTGCGTGTGGCGTTGGACTATTCCGCGCGCGAGACTTTGTTGCGGGCGGTCAATCAGCTTTTTCAGACAGGAAAACCGCCCGCCTCGCGCGCCGCTTTGGTGCTGGCCTTGGGGCAAGCGATGCATGCCGATGAACCGGCGCGCGATGTTGATTTGCTGGTGCGCACGAGCGGCGAACAGCGCCTAAGCGATTTTTTGCTGTGGGAATGTGCCTATGCCGAACTCTATTTCACCCCCTGCCTCTGGCCGGATTTTGATCGGTCGCAGTTGGCGGAAGCCGTCACCGTGTTTCACCAGCGCCAACGGCGGTTTGGCGGCCTGGCCGTGGCGGCGGCGGGCTGA
- a CDS encoding metal-dependent hydrolase, whose translation MPTPIGHGLLGAAVLAAIPLKQAKLPDWRTCLLGAFLAAAPDLDCLLDWLPFAPFAGRYWHHDFTHSLGFACFCGFWFAVIARGGGSLTRAALLFSTAMASHPLLDFFFTDSTGVKLFWPFSQEYVRLAVPSPTAFAWNRTSPLGHLVDVVQVSTLDFVIYGSLFLLVWLLRQLAWRSAWQGEGKI comes from the coding sequence ATGCCAACACCGATTGGACACGGATTGCTGGGCGCGGCAGTGCTCGCCGCCATTCCGCTCAAACAAGCTAAGTTGCCCGACTGGCGCACTTGCCTCTTGGGCGCCTTCCTGGCGGCTGCGCCGGACTTGGATTGTCTCTTGGACTGGTTGCCATTCGCGCCATTTGCCGGACGTTATTGGCATCACGATTTCACGCATTCGCTGGGATTTGCCTGCTTTTGCGGCTTTTGGTTCGCGGTGATCGCCCGTGGGGGCGGCAGCCTCACGCGCGCCGCTCTGTTGTTTAGCACCGCGATGGCGAGCCATCCGTTGCTGGATTTTTTCTTTACGGATTCGACTGGGGTGAAACTCTTTTGGCCCTTCTCGCAGGAGTATGTGCGTTTGGCCGTGCCTTCGCCGACCGCTTTTGCCTGGAATCGCACTTCGCCGCTGGGGCATTTGGTGGATGTGGTGCAGGTGAGCACGTTGGATTTTGTCATTTACGGCTCGCTGTTTTTATTGGTTTGGTTGTTGCGCCAACTCGCTTGGCGCAGCGCCTGGCAAGGTGAAGGAAAGATTTGA
- a CDS encoding DUF4173 domain-containing protein encodes MNETTEPAPHAENEWRQAPYQSALQAETTATPNAYQSALLPEALPMPLPMALPMAEAALPAAPPQRKAMSTQTRLSLGMLAVAGGAGVAGDALLRAVPWGPNLLLWLSLTVGAVVLWQRQAGIVRNRETNWLTGSLFVFAFGFLWRDSAVLRALDVLALAVLLTLIGLRAQTGKLLRAAISEYLGAALHCAGNAMTGPLILLFNEIGWRELPRAGWSRRAFAIGRGVLIALPLLFVFGVLLVAADAAFEELVAKLFRLDFASLFLHVMAMTGIAWLVSGYLRALQPEAKPGNLAGAATKIAPKLGIVEIGTALSLLDALFLVFVLVQFQYLFFGAAHFKPGAGTAYAIYARRGFFELVTVAALVLPLLLGAHWLLRKDEPQAERIFRVLAGTQIGLLFVMMASALYRMRLYQLCCGLTELRVYTMAFMIWLALVFGWFAWTVLRGQRERFTFGAVAARLALVAILHVINPDELIARVNVQRAQSGLPLDVLYTASLSADSIPALVAGLPYLKPEDQRLLRQRLLERQPEFAYRGWRSWNWARMRAWQSCEALRSAAR; translated from the coding sequence GTGAACGAAACAACTGAACCCGCCCCGCACGCTGAAAACGAATGGCGGCAAGCGCCCTATCAATCCGCCCTGCAAGCCGAAACGACAGCCACGCCGAACGCCTATCAATCCGCACTTTTACCCGAGGCCTTGCCAATGCCCCTACCAATGGCCCTGCCAATGGCGGAGGCGGCGCTTCCGGCGGCCCCGCCGCAGCGCAAAGCGATGAGCACGCAGACACGGCTGAGCTTGGGAATGCTGGCGGTCGCTGGCGGCGCCGGAGTTGCGGGTGATGCGCTGCTGCGGGCCGTTCCGTGGGGGCCGAACTTATTGTTATGGCTGAGCCTGACCGTGGGTGCGGTCGTGCTGTGGCAGCGGCAGGCGGGAATTGTACGGAACCGCGAGACGAATTGGCTCACCGGGAGTCTGTTCGTTTTTGCCTTCGGTTTCCTGTGGCGGGATTCGGCGGTGCTGCGCGCGTTGGATGTGTTGGCGCTGGCGGTCTTGTTGACGCTCATCGGCTTGCGTGCGCAGACGGGCAAGCTCCTGCGCGCGGCTATCTCGGAATACCTTGGCGCGGCGCTGCATTGCGCTGGCAATGCCATGACTGGGCCATTGATCCTGTTATTCAATGAAATCGGCTGGCGCGAATTGCCGCGCGCGGGCTGGTCGCGGCGCGCGTTTGCTATTGGGCGCGGCGTGTTGATCGCCTTGCCGTTGTTGTTTGTGTTTGGCGTGTTGTTGGTCGCGGCGGACGCGGCCTTTGAAGAATTGGTGGCGAAATTATTTCGCCTGGATTTCGCCAGCTTGTTTTTACATGTAATGGCAATGACGGGCATCGCCTGGTTGGTGAGCGGTTACTTGCGCGCGCTGCAGCCGGAAGCCAAACCCGGCAACCTGGCTGGAGCCGCGACAAAGATCGCGCCGAAGCTGGGCATCGTCGAAATCGGCACGGCGCTGAGTTTGCTGGATGCCTTATTTCTCGTTTTCGTTTTGGTGCAGTTTCAATATCTGTTTTTCGGCGCGGCGCATTTCAAGCCCGGCGCTGGTACGGCTTATGCCATTTATGCACGGCGCGGCTTTTTTGAATTGGTGACCGTGGCCGCGCTGGTTTTGCCATTGCTGTTGGGGGCGCATTGGCTGTTGCGCAAAGACGAGCCGCAGGCGGAACGCATCTTTCGGGTGTTGGCGGGAACGCAGATTGGCCTGCTTTTCGTGATGATGGCCTCGGCGCTTTACCGGATGCGTTTGTATCAACTGTGTTGTGGCTTGACGGAACTGCGCGTTTACACGATGGCGTTTATGATCTGGCTGGCGCTGGTGTTTGGCTGGTTTGCCTGGACGGTTTTGCGTGGCCAACGCGAACGCTTTACGTTTGGCGCGGTGGCGGCGCGGCTGGCGTTGGTCGCAATCCTGCACGTGATCAATCCGGACGAGTTGATTGCCCGCGTGAATGTGCAACGCGCGCAATCAGGGTTGCCCCTGGATGTGCTGTACACGGCGTCACTCAGCGCCGATTCGATTCCCGCGCTGGTTGCGGGCTTGCCGTACTTGAAGCCGGAGGATCAGCGCCTCTTGCGGCAACGCCTGCTCGAACGGCAGCCCGAATTTGCCTATCGCGGCTGGCGGTCATGGAATTGGGCGCGGATGCGCGCTTGGCAAAGTTGTGAAGCCTTAAGGTCAGCAGCGCGGTAA
- a CDS encoding YjbQ family protein, giving the protein MYQAAQVEESLNAVMRVHHETLQLDTEGGVQFIDITAQIAEVVAESGITHGWVNIQTQHTTTAIIINEHEPLLLEDMQDLLERFAPLDHQYRHNDFNIRTVNMQPDEQPNGHSHCRALFLRASETINVLEGQMNLGRWQRIFFVELDCPRQRHISVMIMGQSGPRFRVVRGRKA; this is encoded by the coding sequence ATGTATCAAGCCGCGCAGGTCGAAGAATCGCTTAATGCGGTAATGCGCGTTCATCACGAAACTCTTCAACTGGACACCGAGGGCGGAGTTCAATTCATAGACATCACAGCTCAAATTGCCGAGGTCGTAGCGGAATCCGGCATCACGCATGGCTGGGTCAACATCCAAACCCAACACACCACCACCGCCATCATCATCAACGAACACGAGCCGTTATTGCTGGAGGACATGCAGGATTTGCTGGAACGCTTTGCCCCGCTCGACCATCAATACCGGCATAACGACTTCAACATTCGCACCGTCAATATGCAGCCCGATGAACAACCGAACGGTCATTCGCATTGCCGCGCGCTATTCTTGCGCGCTTCCGAAACGATCAATGTGCTGGAGGGGCAGATGAACCTGGGCCGCTGGCAGCGCATATTCTTTGTCGAACTGGATTGCCCGCGCCAACGCCACATCTCGGTGATGATCATGGGACAGTCCGGGCCGCGTTTTCGGGTCGTGCGCGGACGAAAAGCCTGA
- a CDS encoding transcriptional regulator, whose amino-acid sequence MAIGLWRRVSADCTLFSESSSQGGTVARRTAHQIESRGAPVEPRKARAAARAQQALRVAEKAPALDNLIHERVRLGIVSALAANPSLTFSELKELLKTTDGNISVHTRKLEDAEYITCTKSFEGRVPKTEYQLTAAGRAALGRYLDHMEALIQAARGR is encoded by the coding sequence ATGGCAATTGGTTTATGGCGGCGGGTTTCGGCGGACTGCACATTATTTTCGGAATCATCATCGCAAGGAGGTACGGTGGCTAGACGAACTGCTCATCAAATTGAATCGCGGGGCGCGCCGGTCGAACCGCGCAAGGCGCGCGCGGCGGCCCGGGCGCAGCAGGCGCTGCGCGTGGCCGAGAAGGCCCCGGCGCTCGACAATCTCATTCATGAACGCGTCCGTTTGGGCATTGTCAGCGCCCTGGCGGCCAATCCCAGTCTGACCTTTAGCGAACTGAAGGAATTGCTCAAGACGACGGATGGCAACATCAGCGTGCATACGCGCAAACTCGAAGACGCCGAATACATTACCTGCACCAAATCCTTTGAGGGGCGCGTGCCGAAAACGGAATATCAGTTGACGGCGGCGGGGCGTGCCGCGCTCGGACGATACTTGGATCACATGGAAGCGTTGATTCAAGCCGCCCGGGGGCGTTGA
- a CDS encoding ATP-binding protein, producing MSPNQRRIAQQICEFCSGTGWELVAGKGVRQCRCRISERVNELLERSRIPKRYENCSFENYYPQGDPWKEKDVNESQRMALRDAKQFVDEYPGVDFGLLLLGPCGVGKTHLAVAILRSLVRKGIQCLFYDFRDLLKEIQGSYNSVSQTSELKVLSPIYEAEVLVLDELGASKPTDWVRDTMTQIINTRYNDKKITLFTSNYQDRQVLQEETLVDRVGVRLRSRLYEMCKVIEIKGDDYRQKIGGTRGRRS from the coding sequence ATGTCGCCGAATCAACGAAGAATTGCTCAACAAATTTGCGAGTTTTGCAGCGGAACCGGCTGGGAATTGGTGGCCGGGAAGGGCGTGCGTCAATGCCGTTGCCGCATTTCAGAGCGTGTCAACGAACTGCTCGAACGGTCCCGCATTCCGAAGCGCTATGAGAATTGCTCCTTTGAAAATTACTATCCGCAAGGCGATCCCTGGAAGGAAAAAGATGTGAATGAGTCACAGCGGATGGCCTTGCGGGATGCGAAACAATTCGTGGACGAGTACCCCGGCGTAGATTTTGGTTTGCTCCTCTTGGGGCCGTGTGGGGTAGGAAAAACACACTTGGCGGTGGCTATTTTGCGGTCGCTGGTGCGCAAGGGGATTCAATGCCTCTTTTACGACTTCCGCGATTTGTTGAAGGAAATTCAGGGCAGCTATAACTCTGTTTCGCAGACCTCAGAACTAAAAGTGCTCTCGCCTATTTACGAAGCTGAAGTGCTCGTTTTGGATGAACTAGGCGCTTCAAAGCCGACCGACTGGGTGCGCGACACGATGACGCAAATCATCAATACCCGCTACAACGACAAAAAAATCACCCTCTTCACTTCAAACTATCAAGATCGGCAGGTTTTGCAGGAAGAGACTTTGGTTGATCGCGTCGGCGTGCGCTTGCGCTCGCGCTTGTATGAAATGTGCAAGGTGATCGAAATCAAAGGCGACGATTACCGCCAGAAAATCGGCGGCACGCGTGGCCGCCGCAGCTAG
- a CDS encoding O-antigen ligase family protein: MKSKQTRAVQQARFQPAELLFLFLPLIALTPNFFVIPELGFTGLATQEFVFGLAVVAFAAACLARALQLPAGIKLGRQQLLLLAPLAAFCLWQLLSLLWTPDWSEGVRLAGIWFGLALFFVTGRWALSERSIWPLYSAILVATALLLWSLFYEYFVFGSGEMWGIFFNHGITAELLALLLPVFLMTFLCERQHRFFVVAGLIAAGLSAVALMLTLRRGPLLGVSLAGLCITVALAGKVIRAADNRRVYAIAGAVLLVVVPLGLYKREALLARWRGATQLQTARNTQSIDLGLTGRTVTWLTAWEMGKRNILQGVGAGGYEASYGAYKKFFAENPRYAAIAAAAGTEDYDEIHSPRAHGEYLQMFAEVGLAGLLLFAVFWLQVARQLWRRRHAPRGYLALGALFSLFSFAACSIVTAFSFRSTPGVLLLSCVLALGFAVQPEEADENDAGWLMPKVLVSSLAALALVAALAILARNYNVYASQQMQSGLDFKFALNNAAENERLVRRYRQVLDLDPANAGAHLGLSLVLFQMKRPQECLPHIEYALAHGYSRPYAYILWAFCYEQNGDVSKAGQILQECLASFPKSIVARAAYAEMLRKQGQFEQAKQQRERLEKVDAQLARSWDLAFRMKDAAAADAAKQAGLLAPGELEPKLVRTLVQARAYHYLK; the protein is encoded by the coding sequence ATGAAATCAAAGCAAACACGCGCTGTGCAGCAGGCGCGCTTCCAACCCGCCGAGTTGTTGTTTCTCTTTCTTCCGCTCATTGCCCTCACGCCGAATTTCTTTGTCATCCCTGAACTGGGTTTTACCGGATTGGCGACGCAGGAGTTTGTCTTTGGCTTGGCGGTCGTAGCCTTTGCGGCGGCGTGTTTGGCCAGGGCGTTGCAACTTCCCGCCGGAATCAAACTGGGGCGGCAACAATTGCTATTGCTCGCGCCGTTGGCAGCGTTCTGTTTATGGCAACTGCTCTCACTGCTCTGGACACCGGATTGGAGCGAAGGAGTGCGGCTGGCCGGCATTTGGTTTGGCCTGGCGCTGTTTTTTGTAACCGGGCGTTGGGCGCTCAGCGAAAGGTCCATCTGGCCGCTTTATAGCGCCATCCTTGTCGCAACCGCCTTGCTGCTGTGGTCGCTTTTCTATGAGTACTTTGTCTTTGGCTCAGGTGAAATGTGGGGCATCTTTTTCAATCACGGCATCACGGCAGAGTTGCTGGCCCTGCTGTTGCCGGTGTTTTTGATGACGTTTCTCTGCGAACGGCAGCATCGCTTTTTTGTCGTCGCGGGGTTGATCGCCGCCGGCTTGAGCGCCGTCGCCTTGATGCTGACGCTGCGGCGCGGGCCGTTGTTGGGGGTATCGCTGGCGGGACTGTGTATTACCGTCGCACTCGCCGGCAAAGTAATCCGTGCGGCGGACAACCGGCGCGTTTATGCTATCGCGGGCGCAGTGCTGTTGGTCGTTGTGCCGCTAGGTCTATACAAGCGCGAGGCCTTGCTGGCGCGTTGGCGCGGCGCCACGCAGCTACAGACGGCCAGGAATACGCAGAGCATTGATTTGGGCTTGACCGGCCGCACTGTGACTTGGCTGACCGCCTGGGAAATGGGTAAGCGCAATATCTTGCAAGGCGTGGGCGCGGGAGGTTACGAAGCCAGCTATGGGGCCTATAAAAAGTTCTTTGCTGAAAACCCCCGTTACGCGGCGATTGCGGCGGCGGCTGGCACCGAAGATTACGACGAGATTCATAGCCCGCGCGCGCACGGTGAGTATTTACAGATGTTCGCCGAGGTGGGACTCGCGGGCCTGTTACTCTTTGCCGTCTTCTGGCTGCAAGTTGCGCGGCAGTTATGGCGGCGGCGACACGCGCCCCGAGGGTATCTGGCGCTGGGGGCGCTCTTCAGCCTGTTCTCCTTTGCCGCCTGTTCAATCGTCACCGCTTTTTCTTTCCGCTCGACACCCGGCGTTTTGCTATTGAGTTGCGTCCTGGCTTTGGGGTTTGCAGTTCAACCTGAAGAAGCTGATGAAAATGATGCGGGCTGGTTGATGCCCAAGGTGTTGGTCAGCAGTTTGGCGGCGCTGGCCTTGGTTGCCGCGCTGGCAATCCTGGCGCGCAATTACAACGTCTATGCCAGCCAACAAATGCAAAGCGGGCTTGATTTCAAATTTGCGCTGAACAACGCGGCCGAGAATGAACGCTTGGTGCGGCGTTACCGGCAAGTGCTTGACCTTGATCCCGCCAATGCGGGCGCACATCTGGGTCTCAGCTTGGTGCTCTTTCAAATGAAACGTCCACAGGAATGTCTGCCGCATATTGAATATGCCCTGGCGCATGGCTACAGCCGGCCGTATGCCTACATCCTGTGGGCCTTTTGTTATGAGCAAAATGGCGACGTCAGCAAGGCCGGGCAAATTTTGCAGGAGTGTCTGGCCTCCTTTCCAAAATCCATTGTCGCCCGTGCCGCCTATGCCGAGATGTTGCGGAAACAAGGGCAATTTGAACAGGCCAAACAGCAACGCGAACGGCTGGAAAAAGTGGATGCGCAGCTTGCGCGGAGTTGGGACTTGGCGTTCAGGATGAAAGATGCCGCCGCCGCTGATGCAGCCAAGCAGGCAGGCTTGCTGGCGCCGGGTGAATTAGAACCAAAGCTGGTGCGCACGCTGGTACAAGCACGGGCTTATCACTATTTGAAATAG
- a CDS encoding glycosyltransferase: MKILFPYLARWRSANRSRYHQLLNQLCRQGHQVFVLKAPPMALDDISSTDIGKDTEELPVGLTLSELYAPAPLRSFWKTWIPRTKLLKKGLLSLTSMGQVRQFIEREKIDVLLVYNLPQVNLLKQTECRTHFDLADDLVAMLAGEHNFLARAGAVVAARAAQERMLKQAETVTVASSVLAERMNREVLMLPNGADLDELDQAHGRAWRARGLGPTVGFVGAFEYWVDFDLVMNLARRMPQVNFLLVGGGRRWKVIKQQVEQRGLTNVVLTGAVQYQEAMNYVAGMDICLLPFTHDAVSDGSCPLKLFEYAALRKPIISTCTTEVMRIGQDWITFADDVTGFAYAIDALLADPKLAAHYGEAGRALVEQVYNWPMLAQQFATLLRSGAVPRFEWAGAQRAVLGALNSRA; this comes from the coding sequence ATGAAAATCCTCTTCCCATACCTGGCACGCTGGCGCTCGGCAAACCGCAGTCGCTATCACCAATTACTCAATCAACTTTGTCGGCAGGGGCATCAAGTCTTTGTGCTGAAAGCGCCGCCCATGGCGCTTGACGACATCAGTTCGACGGATATTGGCAAGGACACTGAAGAGTTGCCAGTCGGGTTGACGTTAAGCGAGCTATATGCGCCCGCGCCTTTGCGGTCGTTCTGGAAGACGTGGATTCCGCGCACCAAATTGTTAAAGAAAGGCTTGCTCTCGCTGACTTCGATGGGCCAGGTGCGGCAATTTATCGAACGTGAAAAAATTGATGTGCTGCTTGTCTATAACTTGCCGCAGGTAAATCTGTTGAAGCAGACCGAATGCCGCACGCATTTCGACTTGGCCGATGATTTGGTCGCGATGCTCGCCGGTGAACATAACTTCCTCGCCCGTGCCGGCGCCGTGGTGGCTGCCCGCGCGGCGCAGGAGCGCATGCTCAAGCAGGCCGAAACTGTGACCGTCGCGTCGAGTGTGCTGGCCGAACGTATGAATCGCGAAGTCTTGATGCTGCCGAACGGGGCCGACCTGGATGAACTTGATCAAGCGCATGGCCGCGCCTGGCGGGCGCGCGGGTTGGGGCCAACCGTGGGCTTCGTGGGCGCGTTTGAATACTGGGTGGATTTCGATTTGGTGATGAACCTCGCGCGCCGTATGCCGCAAGTGAATTTTTTGCTCGTGGGTGGCGGGCGGCGTTGGAAGGTCATCAAACAGCAGGTCGAACAACGCGGCCTGACGAATGTCGTGTTGACCGGCGCGGTGCAGTATCAGGAAGCCATGAACTATGTTGCCGGAATGGACATCTGCCTGTTGCCTTTCACGCACGATGCGGTTTCGGACGGCTCGTGCCCGCTCAAGCTTTTTGAATATGCCGCGTTGCGCAAGCCGATCATCAGCACCTGCACGACAGAGGTGATGCGCATCGGTCAGGACTGGATTACGTTTGCGGACGATGTGACGGGCTTTGCCTATGCGATTGATGCGCTCCTGGCAGACCCGAAACTGGCTGCGCACTATGGCGAAGCGGGCCGTGCGCTGGTTGAGCAGGTGTACAACTGGCCCATGCTGGCCCAGCAATTTGCCACGTTATTGCGCTCTGGCGCCGTCCCGCGCTTTGAGTGGGCGGGCGCTCAACGGGCTGTTTTGGGCGCGCTCAATTCGCGCGCTTAG